The Pocillopora verrucosa isolate sample1 chromosome 9, ASM3666991v2, whole genome shotgun sequence genome includes the window TTCTCAAACAGCCGTTTCGTGCGAGTTATAATGCTTATACGTGATCGATGATAAGCTTCAATTTCCATCTTGTAGCCGCTAACACGTTCATGCAGCACAAGAACTTCCTGTGCCAATTCTTGCACGAGCAATATTGTTGTCcgtaaaatatttttacgtgATGAAAATTCAACCACAATTCTccttttcgctttttttttccggCTCAAGAAATTCTTGCGCAACTCCGTCTACATGCATGATTTTTAGGCATCACTATACAAACGCGTTGAAGATTGTTTTCTGGTTATTGTTGGTACAACTGATCATTTTCAGTCATTACCAGCTCAGCGAATTATGTCTCAAAGAAGGATCTTCTCAACTATAACTAGCGATTTTAATTTCCGATTAAAGCAAACATTATCTCTCGTGGAAActccacaaaaaaaaagcaaaaaaagcaaTCGTTAATATTGATAAATATTTGTTCTTGGTTAACATAATAGATATTTTTCCTTATCGTAAGAGTCAATTAGGGTATAAAAGACGACTCGCAACGAAAGAGGGTCCACTTAGCCAAAGCTTGCAACAACGAAACGTCAAAGTTTGTATCAAGGTAAGAAATATTCTTAAGGAATAGAAGACGTACTAACATTTTTTCATCAGCCAGAAATGATCTTAGGTAATTTAGCAATTCAATTGAACACTAACTTTATGCCTGTATAATTCATTTACACAAGAAAATGTTTCTAAGTTACAGTTTTATTCTTACAGGTCAACACAGAACATGAAAATTCTCTTGGCCGTAATCGTTTTTGCCCTTTATACTCTACACGTCCAGGGTAGGTTTGCAACATATTATTTCGTTACAACTGTAAACATAATAAAGGCTCGCCTTCCAATCCGCCGAATGAACAAAAGGTTCTATCggaagtagtttttttttcaaacctccTTCTTCCTGAAAACTTAAGTCATAGTTTTtaagagaatttttcttttggaacAACTTACAAGTGATTCTCGTTAGGGGAAGCAAAGATCGTTGGGAATTTCGTTCAAGTGACTTGGCAAACAAGTTCTTTGATAACAAGAAGTGTTACGAATAATTATTGgattttttaattcagattttTGCTGCAAAAACGGTTACAACCCAACTTCTACGCGCAGTATCGAACAACTGAAAAGCGGCTAAGCATCGAAAGAGCATCTCAAAATAACTTGAGTTGTATGATTCTTTTTTGACAAAGGTTAGCCTTCAAGCAAACGGAACTATTTTGCTAATCAATCAACAATCGATACAatcagttctcttttttttctaaatcttATCTCACTCATTGATATCTTGGGAACCTACCGAAAATAACAGTGAAATACCACGTTTGATTTTGAGATGGAAGTCTCCTTCAttcaaagaagaacaaaaatttactttacGCGGAACGAACTTCTGTCTCAGTTCTGTTTCTATCTAAAAGCCAACCACTTTTGAGGTAGATCTTTCTTCTAACCtttattatttgttaaaaaaaaaaacctaaaaaatctCAGTTAATTAAGCAATGCCTCGAAGATGAACATGATGATTAAATCGTCAAATGAAACTGAACAGAAGAACAAATATGTCTGATGTAATAACTCGgtgttgttttttcaacaaGACATGTGTTAAAAGACAGTTGATTGACTGgttttttaaaacaggaaaTTAAATTGGTTCACATTTGTATTGAGCACTTCTAGGGATAATTCTAAACAATAATGTATATAATCATAACACGCATGATCTTTTCTAAATTTGCTGAAATTAATGGGAAAGTCGAAATTGAAATCCCTAGTGACAGCTGCTCAAACAGAAGACAATCATCATGCTGgaaaaaacatacagaaaggAATAAGAACCAGTATTTCTTTTGTACATATTTTCATGGTTATTTGCATCACGTATTGCTGCATCAGTGGATAAGATATCGATCATAAGGAACCAGTGATTACACCAATTAGGGCAATATTTCTATTATCAAATGTCAGCTCAGAATTTCAATCGAAAATCGCTCCATTTATCACAGGTCAAAACCAATTTAAGACATGCAGTCGAGAATGGGAGAAAATCGGATGCTTTAAGGACAACATCAAACCTTCCCGGACTCTCCCTGAGATGCTTCTAAACGACAGGGACAGTAAAAGCAAGTATCATGAGAAAGGCTACCGGCTGAACTGGCACCGATGGACAGAATCAACCCATAGGTAATAgctttgatgatttttttagTCCGATGAAAGCAAGCAACACATGTTTCAATAAAGGTGGCTGCATAGTGTTTTAGTCTGATTATGACCCGCGCACCGGCGTTCTGTTTTCATGGGgaatttttgatgttttctgtcGTGAAGATCACAAAACATCACCAGAATGTCATAATCAAGGGTTGGACTGTTGTTTTCTGTAGTTTATGTTATAATGACGGTGTTCATTCTTAAGCTTAACCGCACCGCACTACAAAGGAAGTTTCTTcgctttttgcaatttttttttctgcgtctAACTTAGAATTCGTCTCATAATtgtttttcgttaattgaaaaaaaggaagggcACAGGTTTAATAGATCACAAACGAAGTCAAAATGAGGTAAGAACAAATTTGTGGGTGTGGCACTGATGTTCTTTCCatatgatgacgtcatctatgatAGATAACTGAACAGGCGCACGGCAACATGggatctatttgttttatataataaggggctaagagtgactagcatctaatttctccttacattatcaccactgaatcaaacattgtcatgagagtaaaggaaatgatcaccaaccaaaaaaactattgaTTGTTcgataaattctccttgtcagaaccttagtaaatgtacagagaacagtacggaTTATATGAATACTGAttggttgtaaagggttaatggtaattcagcttattatataatcTCCTATGAAGCCATCTTTACATTAACATTTAGGATTCGTTGTGATTCTTTTTAGTCTGGCATGTCGATGTGcggaaaaagctaaaaagaaagGATACACAGTATTTGGTCTACAGTTTTACGGCGAGTGTTGGAGCGGCCCAAATGCAGAGCTGAACTTCAACCGCGATGGCTCGAGTGATAGTTGCATCATGGGTCTTCAAGATCCAACTGACTGCGACAAAAAATCACTCCAAGAATGTGTTGGGAAGCAGAAAACCAACTACATTTATAGACTGACAGACAGTAAGTTTGAATAGAAGTCTCAAGTTTTTTtctagattaaaaaaaaaactttttttgttttggttttcattttgacGGACACGTGGCTGTTGGTCCTGCATGCATAATCTTGAAGTTCCGACCCACTGCCACAAAGTATCAGTACAAGAGGGCGTAGGGAGAGGAGCGGCAAAGACTAACTTCATCTATAACTGACAGAATACCaatgtaaagtaaaaagagATTCTTATCTAAGCTTAACTCCTTCCCCTATTTTTGCAATATTTAGACGAACACGTGAGGTTTTCATAAGAGTGTGGGAAAATCGTTCGATACACTTGCGAGAAACCAAGAGCAGCcatttaaagggaaaataacGGTCActtacatttttcttgtttgcaGTCAATTCTTCTCGGTACTTCCAACCACAAATGATCAATACCCCCATAagagacatggtttgatgctactctggtttacagatttaatgaaagtATCCGAAGAAgatcaggggtgatctaaacgctaCAACGAGAGGTCCTTcctgatcatataaaaggacctcttgttgcagcgtttagatcacccctgatgaaggaACTAGACAGGAgtatcgaaacgttgggtctatgaattgtaacttcttcggttacattcattaaatctgtaaaccagagtagcatcaaaccatgtctgattgtccacctggttgccatgtgaattTTAATATTCCCCCATAAGAGTTCTCAGTGATCTGTTTGCTAGGAAGCTTGGGTCCCAACTGATTTAAGAATATTTTCAGAGGAAAACATCgcttgaaattagaagatcaGACACTATGTGAACCGATGGTTTGTTTCACGCAGCTAGTCTCACTAGTCCTTGTTCCGCATGTGCTGGTAAAACACCTGTCCCAGGTGAACTTTCGCTCACATTTCTTACCGAGGGTTTTAACGATGTAAGTGCTATTGGTCTATCCTTTCACTCTTACTTTAGACCCTGGCCCTCAAACCCCTGATATTGATGGGGGGTTCACCGAGTGGTCTGATTGGAGTGAGTGCAGCAAGACATGTGGTGGAGGAGAAATGGTCCGTGAGAGGTCATGCACTAATCCTGCACCCCAAGGAAATGGACGGTTATGTTCTGGTGATAACGAGGAGGTCGCCCCCTGCAACAGCCAGGAATGCAACTGTAAGCTAAGTTTAGCCCTCTTCACGCTAAgttcagtatgtatattctaCCTACTGTACCCTATACACTTCCTTgggagctgacaaggagaatttgttttgcaatcaGGAACTTCTTTacatttagttggtgatcatttccttcattctcatgaccttaatttttgattcaggggtgatatagtaaggagataTTAGGCGCTAGTAACTCTAAGGGATCAAAGGGTGAAAAGCGGTATCGATGTATCTAAGTGATGTTTATTATAATTCCGTGACTTTTGTGACAGTCTCAGATACTACCTGCTAATTTTTGCGTGATCCTTTTGTCCGCAACGTAGACACAGCCGATGTACAGTCACGGGTATTTGTCACGCGATGCAATCACGCAAGTGAAGGCGAAACCGCTGATCTCCTAATGCCGCAATACGCCAAACAGTTCATTCTAAGAGTCGTTTTTTTCTCATTTACCAGATTGTGATATGATCATGGATGTTGGTATCATTATTGACTCGTCTAGTAGTGTGCGCCGTGCAAATTTCGGGAAAGTAAAGAACTTTTTGCTTCAACTTGTTGACAAAATGGACGTGAACGATAGCATGGTTCACGTGGGTGTCATCCATTACAACCACAAAGCATACCTGGACTGGAATTTAAAGTCCAAAGAAGCGATGAACGccaatgatttgaaaaaagctatTGAAGCCCTGAAGTATAAACCAGGAGGGACTAGGACTGATGTGGCCTTGGCTACAGCTGAAAAAGAACTTCTGAATTATAAAAATGGCATGAGGCCCGGTGTACCTCATGTACTTTTGGTCATCACTGATGGAAAGACGAGCTCGAGATCCGTTCCATATTCTAAAGTCCTTGAGCCATTTAAGGTATTGAGATTCTCGAATTTAAATAGCACGTAGGCCCCAAATTCCAGATCTCTTTATCTAAGATGCTAATATCATCTTATTGTGACTCTTACCCGATACAAATGAATATAAAATGAGCATTAGTGTCGTTCAGTTAGTATTGCCTTTAAAAAGCCAGCCTTTTCTCCTCGCATATGTAACCCCAACAACTCAAAACGTTATAGGTATGAAACGTTAAATTTCCATAtctccccccctctccccctgcGAGAGAGAGGCTTTCGCCAGATAATTAAATTGAACATAAGCAATAAGcataagcattttttttcaatcagaaGGGAAACGTAAAGGTGATCGCCATTGGAGTTGGTAAGTTAGTggataataaagaattaaaagagaTTGCGATGGGCAACAACGGCAATGTCCTTCAAGTGGACAACTTTGACGCACTTGTGTCCAAGATCACAGATATCGTAAAGATCTCCTGTGCCCAAAGAAAACTTCAGTAACCAAGAGTaagattttttacttttatataACCTCATATTTAGTTCTATAGGTCTATTTCATAATTCTTTCCATAACTGATACAATAAAAATGGTGCACGTGAGATTGACCTCATCGAAGATATCACccaaaaaactaaaacatatcTGTATTAATCAAATTATCAAGCACGAAGTAAATTCTTAATCCTTTTTATCAAAACACAAATGGGAGATATGCCTAATCGTTGTAATCTCTTTATGCCCCTACTATAGCCTTGGACAAAAACATTCTTCTCCGTTCATGAtcccccctcccaaaaaaaaaattaataaataaataaatagaaaaaaaatgaaggacaCTCATGGGAGTCGATTCCTGCTTGTTTAGatttaactttaaaacaaatacgGAGTAACACACATAAAAGACACTGAAAAACACTGGTTCTGGATTTCAAAGTTGTTGGTCAAAATCCTCATAAAAAAAACACCCTCCTCGTCAATTGCAattgttgtttatgttgctgATGTTCTTGTTGTTGTCAGTGCAACAGACTTGTTCTAACGTTGATACTTTTATAATTGCAGGTTATACTGAAGTAACTTGTGAAGAAACATAGCGGTGTCTCATTAAATCCCAGGGTTAAAAAAGCTAAGGTTTAGATTCATGTGAATTAGTGCGGTGTTGTCaggaaacaataaaattatatgACAAAGAGATTCTGAAAATATCTCCACTGAACTCGTTTTTCAGAACAACTTccaccaaaacatttttccgacTCAGTGTTTCACCCTTTTATCTCTCTCTCCCTTCCTCTCTTCGTCTTTTCTACCATAGAAGTAttcttgacaaaaataatcacATCTGTGATAATCAAAGAAGCAGTTGCTCGTTAACCGCGCGTTGTGGTTTGCAATAGCGAGTGCATTAAGGTCACAGCAACACCATTCTATCTGTGATTCCAATTTAATCTTGAAGAGTTGGTTTCTCTGAAGCGCTAATGATGCATCTTTCAACAACTTCAAACGCGCTACGGTCGTGTAGCGGTGACTAACCAGAGAGCAAATCTGGTACCAAGACTATCCACGGCTAAGCTGGACCACAACCCTCATTCCCAAGTAGGAACTTGGGTACGAGATAAGATTCCGTCTCGCTTGTAAAAGGTCACTCCTTCGGTATTTACGGGAAAAGATTATTTTAAGATAGGTAATGTGATGGAGAATATTTAGGCCAATATTTTCTCTCAGTAGTTTTTATTGCCCTTACCataaattgttttctaaataaACGATCCATGAGCTATGCAACAATAAAGAGATGATTGTTATAACTCGTTGGGGTAGGGGACGCCTGTTGGAAGCAGCTTTGTTCTACGTTGATTGTTTAGTAAGGAAACAACACGCTTGCATTAATTGAGCATTCATCACACCAACGCATCGCATGTACGTGTCTGCCCTTTCGTTTGCGATAACCAATAAAACCCTTAACAAATGAAATACCAACCCAATCAATTAACAAGTTTGTTAATAAATGAAACTCGCGAAAACTCCGCAGGTGAGTTTTTATTAAGGACGGTTTCCAAAACAACAAGGACGTTAACCAAAACAGACTTAAATTTGATAATTTGCTTTTAGTGAACCAAAAAGTCTCTGTCAAAATACGCGTTGGAAAATCGATTTAAATTTTAACCAAAACAAGTTTGAATTTAAACGGGAAATTCGTGTTTAACCACAGATATCTAGTCGAAACCCCTTCCCCTATTTAACTACTGCTGGCAGCTGCtcgaaataattaaaaaaactgaaaatttctaTTCCTGTGGCTATTTAAGCTTTATTTGGAAGTCAACGAATCAGTGAAAAGATATCAAACTATATTTAAATTAGTCTTTTGTGgtcttttttacttttcccACCCTATAACAAACAAGACTATTTGAAGTCAGAATGCTTAATTTTCCCCAGAATGTAAAAGATAATATAAAATTCTTAATTCATAACCAGGACAGAATGCCAATAATAACTCCGTTGGATTTTGAGGAAGAAATTCGTAAAATCAATTGTCAGGCTTCTAAACTGCCTCCGATCACCGAGAGAAATGGTTATGAAAATCTTTGTAGAACAGAGGATAAGCTCCGCGAATATTTTTCACTCCCGGATATTTTTTCAACCGCAAAACGACGAACACGAACTCgaagaaaaagcaagaaaaatgaTGCGAAAAATACCAacaaggaagaagaaaagaaggccaagaaaaagaaacctctTGCGATAGGAAAAACGACAGGAGAAATAACAAAATCATTCTCAATTGTTTCCAGTCCCGGTGGATCAAACTATTCGCTGATTGCAAGACGATCCTCCTCAAGAGTTGAAGAATTATTTGATGTGGAAGATAAAAACTTATGAAGAACATCACAAGAAGTTTTTTCGTCCAACAGGGGACAAATCATGAAGTGAACCCAGGGGTAAAGAAGTTAAGTGATTCAAAAAAAATCTGCTGTCtaaatgaattatttaaacagaattaaaaagTGAGgcatttgttcaataatcaaggTATTTTTCATACTTCAAACGAACACAAGCCGATAAAGAGGGAAACCTAAGAAAACCCACATTAACAGCACAAAACAATACTACATTTCGACCAAATATATCAACGTTTGACATTCTGAATGATCTATATTGGTAAAATTTAGATGCAGAAGAAATAGATGAACAAAATTTACTGTTAGCAATCGAGTTCACGATATTTATGAGGGCTGCCTTAGAAGATGTTCTGTCATACTTTCGATGTACACTGTAAAATGAATAGCGTATCCAAATCTTTCCTTGTCTAACTTAGAAATAAGGGATGAAACATActtatatattttgttttacctGTAGTATATTAGAATATCTTATGTTagaatttctttgttaaagATAAATCTCGTTCCAGTCGGGTAAAACTGCTTGCTTCGCTTTTTCAATATCGATGTAACTTTTCGACTTCCACAATAAAATAAACCAACTCTGGTCCtggaaataaaattcaaaaaaggaaGGATAACGAAGCAATCAGATATTCAAGGATCATTTAGCAACAGATCCTTAGCCTAAGGGTCTTTTGTGACACATttacacttaaccctttaaaagTGCGAGCTCATTAACTACTTGGGATCTGTTTAGGTTACTTGGCTTTATGTGAACTATTGAGTCAGTTTTGTACCCTGGCAAATAAACTTATCGTGTATTTTGGTTTCCCGGCTTGGGTTTTCCTGCCAgccagggaaaaaaaaacaccagaaCAAGGGCCTTAATGGACGCTCATCAATGGGGAAAGTTTAAATCCTGGATTAACAGTGACGCCTTTCCCACAAGCCGCCTCAAACTCGTGGTGACTTTGATTCGTTTGCATTTTCGAGGAGGTAGCTTGTTCCATGCTTTCAGTTTGTAAAACAGCGCGGCAGTAGCGGCGCAGCGAAAAATCAAGGAAAGTTTGGGCCAGGTTCATTACGCAAACAGACCCAAACCTCTATCGTTTTTACTGTACTATTTTACTTGTACTAGCTCTACTATTGCACTAACTCCACTATTGTACTAACAGTACTATTGTACTAACTGTACAATCGAGCACGtacttattcaaatttttcacgCAAATCGTGAAGAGATATTGGGTTTTGACCGTTTTTCGCAATAAAAAAATCCACACGAAAGCAACAAAAGAAGTAAACAGAGCTGAcccaaatcaaaattttccaacatTACCGTATTCATAAGCTGAAAAATTAAGGTTTAAGTTTCTGGTTGTAATGAAGAGACCgatcattatttatcgcctggggaggggaagggggggtttgacgattttggttgtgttacgACAAAATATACCTGACCCCTcctaaggctctgtagtattcttaTATTTCCCCCCCGTATTTTTTCCTATAGTTCCCCATTTTTACtttgttggcgacgactgatctccCCCTCCCGTTACCCCTGAAACTGTGTGATGCCCCAAAAATCCCctatcccccctcccccctcagcGACAAATAACGCCTGGTCAATTATTGAACACAACCAGTACTATACATACGTTGTTGTCTCAGTAATCGtccaaaaaaattggagaaaaggAGGGGCGCTTATTCTAGGGGAGGTGCTAATTTGGAGATTTACATTATGTCAGTTTACCTCGGATTTTCTCGGCTGACTCGGTCAAACAGCGCTTTCCAAGAAGGTTTACATTTGTGCAATCTGCCTGTGAGCCATTTGTCTTGATGAGTCATGTTAATCTAATAAGAATGACATTAAGACACAAATGCTGCATGATAGAAATCTGCTTGCCACTGCTTTAACCGGTCTAAGTTATGAGACGATTTTCGAGTTTCAAATAATCTCacttttagaaatttttaaagttcaAAAAAGGTGGCTCAGAACACTTTTGTCTCCTGTATGGTAAACTGTCACTGTTTTTGTTTAAGACCGAAACCACACATATATCAGAGGGACATCAGTTATCGAAAGTTTTTACAATCGTGTTTCTCGTGGCTAAAACCTCGCGGTCCTGAGCTACACCACCGTTAAATATTCTATGGTAACTTATTCTGTCGTTCGAAAAAGCACCGCCAAATCTTCAGAGTATTTCACGCCCTTTGAGTGTCATATTCAAGTAAAGTACTAGCAACAAGTAACCAGCTTCTCGATTGAGAAAAGATAAAGACACTGACGCAAAACGTGAATTGTGTTCTCTGATATACACATTACCTGATCCTCAGACAGTGAACATGTAACGTAAAAGTTACATATAAGGAAATCTGGTCTGTTGCTCTCCCAAAGCTGAAGAAAAATAGAATGAAgtattatttcattatcatttaaGCCTCGATCGGGCAGTTGGCTTGTTTTGACTTGTAGTTCTCATCGACTTTGATGTACACGACCCAGTGTTCCTGGCTTCGTACAATCATGTCGAAGGTCGATCTTATTCCCAGTGGTTGCATTCCCTTAATCCCTCGTGATCTGGAAACGAAGAAGTCCTCGTTTCCCGCTCGCAAGTCATAAACGTAACCTTCCCTCAAGGATTGAGATTGGTCGAACGTAGCTTATTTACTCCCCATTAGTTCTCGAAAAGTGAAAGCGTAATGCGCATGATTTGTATTTCAGGGGCATAGCTGCTCGACTAAGCGGAGATGTCTCTCGCAAATGATCATGGCTTTCCATCGCGTCGGACAGAAGGCGCATACACCGTACACCGGCATTAACTGCATTTGGTTCATGCGTCAGCTAGTGATCtgcgagatatgaagcacacaaAATTTGGAGCCATGAAAAATGCGCAAGGGAGTGTTGATATCAATTCTAGCTTCTTGTGTGCTCCCCACACTTTCCAATGGTTCCGTAAAGCGATTAATGCACAGCTTTGCGTGGACCAACTGTTTTATGATATTTTCAATGCACTAGATTAAGTTTTGTGCAAAATAGAAATTCCCTAGGTTAGGGTTTACTGCTTACCCGCACAGCTTATATCAGCGTACACAAAAGGAACACGAAGCACGTTGGCTGTTTTAAAAAGGTGATACATATATGAATCATCGAAAGTCAATACCTCAGTGAAGGTGGAACGCAAAAGATCCAAAAACCATAGGAATGACTGCACGTGTTTACACACCCATATAAAATACAATCTGTGCAGTTTGAGTTTCCTCCTTGTTCTTATCTTTTCTCTGCGAAAGACACAAATCCAATCAATTTATTCATCGTGATCAGATTTTACACTGATCTGATATGTAACTTTTCTTCAATTGAAATTCGGAGACGGCAGTATAATCACTTTATGAATAAGAAGAAGTTAGATCTGCTGCACTCCAGTGCGAAGCCTTATGGCCAGGGTCTTCCAAAGCTATGTTTGTCTAAGGAAGTCTCAGGAAAATCCGTGAGTTTGAAGACTAAAACTTCTGCAGTTATTACAAAATCACCCGCTGATCGAGAGTTTTTAATATCTCGTCACCACCAATCTAGTCTTCATCCTCGTGGTTATTAGGGGTGACTGTTTAGGAAAACCATCAAAGTCACCAAGGAAAAAATCGATGCTGCAGTATGCGTTGGGAGCTCGCTGGCCtttgcaaacttttaaaattgtattcacATATTGAGACCGAATAAATTTATGACAAGTTTCAAAATGCTAAGAACGCTGCCGAACGTAATACTCAATCAGgtccaaaaaccaaaaaacgtatacaaagaaaaatgtcGGTTTTCCTTATCAGTCTCCTCAACTCGTTATGATGTCTTTAACGAACTattgtgttaacgtttcaccTGAGCTCCTGGATAAGAGCAGCGAAAGGCGTCACACCGATACCGGTCGCTATGCATAGACTGACGTTGTATCGCCAAACGTCCTGGAAAGACAAACATCCTATTTATACTAGTTGAGATATAATTACTACAAAATGCGATATATGCGATTCGTCCACTTGAACGATGAGGGGAAGAGGGGGAATGGGGAAGAGGGGTAACTGAGCGGATTCATGGATGGGAACAGCGTCAAAATTTCAAGTATGTTTGTCATGTATCAAGCTaggcaaataaatgaataattgaaaattatttttttcaatatataaaaaaaaattctgagcaAAGATGAAACAACTCATCATACCGTGCACGGACTTCCGTATGGGCCATCCACAGAAATTCTTGTTTTAAGAAAAGACATGACATTTTAATATATGAAATACTAAAATTACCAAGCCCTCATCCCTTACTCACTTCGTGCCCAACAGAAAATTACTTAAGCATCATCACCTATAGCAGTCAAAACTGTACAAACATCTACTTTAGGGAGACTGGGGCTAGCCTACAGATCATCTCAGTTCATTATTTCATTCAAAGTTGTTGTGTGCTTGTCTacctttgcaaattttttttttaagatttttaagtCAATTCTTTCACACCTTCAAAATGAATTACAACATTATGACGTGACTCCTTGCAACGCATTTTCTTCTTCGGCCATTTtgccgccccccccccccccccccccacataaCCTTTCCTCTTCCTTTCATGTGGACTggttaaaaacatattttcaacgCATTTCTTGACCTGAATCCTGTAATTTGCATCCAACAAAGCTGAGAGTTTCACGTTTTCCTACATCACCTATGTATATATACTCATCACAGAGACTCTAATTGTGCACTTACTTAATAAAATGCCTCACATAACAAAGGTAATCTTCATCTTGCTCTACAGAAGCCAGGGTTTTCTGGTTATCATCAAATTTCGCCGCTAATAGTCTATCAGCAAATTTCTCTGGAAAAAACGTGGAACGTTTAATCAGTATACTACTAATCATTactcttttatctttttaaactcTGACAAGACtataaaaaggaaatgattctTAAGTTAATAATGGATCATTGGTAGTCATGTGAGGTAAATAATGATAACcaacaagaaaagacaaaatagtTCTGATCGCAGTATGCTTGAATAGCAGCCAGATTCTTTCAGATCCCCTCACTTCCACCCCGctcccccccccttctctctctctctctctctctctctctctctccctctctctctccctctctctctctctctctctgtgcaatggaaaactttgttttctctgatTGTTCAACATCCTATGGGTAATGGAGGCGCTGTTGTAGCGAACTGCAGCTCAAAAGTTACCTCTTCATACTTCCGAGGAAGTGTCTAAATCTGTCCCGGAGTGTATGACCCGTTTTTACCTTGCTTTGTGTTCCTGAATGTAACAATCTTTGTTCTACCTAAAACTGATTTTTCTAATAATTCTTCATCCTTGACGTTTACGAGAGAAGGCACAAATGCAAGTTGATGCCGCATGTTTGTGGCAGTTTGCATCAACTTGCACAAATGTAAGTTGCTGCCGCATGTTTGTAGCAGTCTGCTCGACTGACTGAAATTGTCTT containing:
- the LOC131779585 gene encoding matrilin-2-like; this translates as MKILLAVIVFALYTLHVQGQNQFKTCSREWEKIGCFKDNIKPSRTLPEMLLNDRDSKSKYHEKGYRLNWHRWTESTHSLACRCAEKAKKKGYTVFGLQFYGECWSGPNAELNFNRDGSSDSCIMGLQDPTDCDKKSLQECVGKQKTNYIYRLTDNPGPQTPDIDGGFTEWSDWSECSKTCGGGEMVRERSCTNPAPQGNGRLCSGDNEEVAPCNSQECNYCDMIMDVGIIIDSSSSVRRANFGKVKNFLLQLVDKMDVNDSMVHVGVIHYNHKAYLDWNLKSKEAMNANDLKKAIEALKYKPGGTRTDVALATAEKELLNYKNGMRPGVPHVLLVITDGKTSSRSVPYSKVLEPFKKGNVKVIAIGVGKLVDNKELKEIAMGNNGNVLQVDNFDALVSKITDIVKISCAQRKLQ